ACGTTACGAGCAGGTTATGCGGATCCGAATGTGAAAGGAGATCGATCTCTGCACCGAGATCATCGAAGGAGGCATGAATGAATTGACGGGCTTTATATGAAATGGCATTGAGCGCTGTATTTTTGACGGCTACATAGAGATACACGGCAAGATTGTCAATCTCCATGACCTTCTGCCTTTGCGCCCACAGTTTCACAAAAACATCTTCCACCACTTCTTCGGAGAGTTCATTCGAACGGGTGATGAGCCGCGCAAAATGCAGCAGCCGCCTGGCGTACAGGCCATACAGGTTGCTGAGAGCCTTTCGTTTCCCTGGCAGATCTGCTGCTGTATGGTGAAACAATCCATGATGGCAAGTGGTATAAGGTTCAATCGTTACAACAAGAGTAAAGGAGAAAAGAAGAGATGAGAAAGGGAATGAGAAAACATTTTTACGCAAACGTTCACGGAACCTCAAACTAGTGCACAGTTTCTGCGGACTTTTCCGGCTGGATCCAATACACGGGGTCCTGATTCAATAATTGTGAAATAGCCTGATACAAGCCGGGGTAGAATTCATGCAGCCTGGTTGGCTTCTCAAAAAAGAACTCCACACTTTCCGCCCAGCATTCGTGAATATTGGTGGTGCCCTGCAGGGAGTACAAAGCAGCCGGATGGTTAGGTTGCTCTATCACTTCCTGCTTCATAGCCCGTTCACCATACCAAAATTGTATTTGAGGGCATGATCATGTGCATACCCCCCGAACGCCAGTTATATTCAAAAGCATGGGCCATTTCATGCAGTCCACATTGTACCGTCTGTTTCACTCACATATCCTTTCAATACATGGTCCCAGGCAACATAGATGCCCTGACGGTTTACATGGCCTGCCCAGGGAGTGGTACTTAACCGTAGGTATAAGCGCCTTTGATAATGTAGATATCTTCAAAAAATCCATAATTGTATTCCGGTAATCCGAAGGTAAGTTGAACAGCGGCCGCACTCACCA
This portion of the Pseudobacter ginsenosidimutans genome encodes:
- a CDS encoding RNA polymerase sigma-70 factor, with the protein product MFHHTAADLPGKRKALSNLYGLYARRLLHFARLITRSNELSEEVVEDVFVKLWAQRQKVMEIDNLAVYLYVAVKNTALNAISYKARQFIHASFDDLGAEIDLLSHSDPHNLLVTSELLQRMQEVVNVLPPRCRMIFKLVREDGLRHREVAEVLNISIHTVDAQMAIAIKKICGALQVNNQRPGRTKPAE
- a CDS encoding M90 metallopeptidase family protein encodes the protein MKQEVIEQPNHPAALYSLQGTTNIHECWAESVEFFFEKPTRLHEFYPGLYQAISQLLNQDPVYWIQPEKSAETVH